A stretch of the Plodia interpunctella isolate USDA-ARS_2022_Savannah chromosome Z, ilPloInte3.2, whole genome shotgun sequence genome encodes the following:
- the LOC128682825 gene encoding uncharacterized protein LOC128682825, translated as MQVARFASIVEKRRSKMDYAALILLITCAQARMVCERNKMALELGKWKNTMIHMDSAVVENSPVAIAEGQIYVYENYFPGYTIRYIHVDNLAQKTCGASAQIKDGGIGKNSVLVVLRAESNLEIRSVVDVWGTKDPNPRNSLKLPRYIDENAKYVKSLYLYQGSRALNHNKGF; from the coding sequence ATGCAGGTGGCACGCTTCGCCTCAATAGTTGAAAAGCGACGATCAAAAATGGATTATGCCGCTCTGATATTACTAATTACCTGCGCGCAAGCAAGAATGGTGTGTGAACGAAACAAAATGGCACTGGAGCTTGGAAAATGGAAAAACACGATGATACACATGGATTCTGCTGTCGTGGAAAACAGTCCGGTGGCTATTGCGGAGGggcaaatatatgtttatgaaaattactttccCGGATATACTATACGTTACATTCATGTCGACAACTTGGCACAGAAAACTTGCGGCGCGAGCGCACAGATCAAAGATGGTGGAATAGGCAAGAATAGTGTGCTAGTCGTGCTTCGCGCCGAGTCCAACTTGGAGATCAGGTCGGTGGTGGACGTGTGGGGCACCAAGGACCCCAACCCACGCAACTCGCTCAAGCTACCTCGGTATATTGATGAAAATGCGAAATATGTCAAGTCCTTGTACCTTTACCAGGGATCTAGAGCTTTGAATCACAACAaaggattttaa
- the LOC128682826 gene encoding proton-transporting V-type ATPase complex assembly regulator TMEM9-like isoform X2, translating to MTLCTGPVLSQSYEDKRCLCVCSNPAFVLNDTQSTNRQLYIANVPPDKCNCEMVVLPHVGISIKGRGQALCPQCECKYEMRNTRVIMIVVILVLWLLMLLSIYMAFIMCLDPLMKKKKPSPRRYREDGTEEACSLLAQEDIENLT from the exons ATGA cacTTTGCACCGGGCCAGTCTTG AGCCAATCATACGAAGACAAGagatgtttgtgtgtttgcTCGAATCCGGCATTCGTTCTGAATGATACACAGAGCACTAACCGACAGCTTTACATTGCTAATGTACCACCAGACAAATG cAACTGTGAGATGGTTGTCCTGCCTCATGTTGGGATTAGCATAAAAGGCAGAGGACAGGCTCTGTGTCCACAATGTGAATGCAAGTATGAGATGAGGAACACGAGGGTCATTATG ATAGTGGTGATCCTAGTGCTGTGGCTCTTGATGCTGCTATCCATCTACATGGCATTCATAATGTGTCTCGACCCgttgatgaagaagaagaaaccgTCCCCCAGACGGTACAGGGAAGACGGCACGGAGGAG gCTTGCAGTCTTCTCGCCCAAGAAGacattgaaaatttaacataa
- the LOC128682845 gene encoding uncharacterized protein LOC128682845: protein MPKNITSEVRDIILRVKEFMDEEKRMQVPIIPLSKVYVRVSAATGVSERTVLNIVKEARLVEQGLLDPETLKKGPKKRVRTKGKIEVDEYDLQVIRRKIHEFYAFKKEVPTINKLLQILKEEINFKGSRETLRKILRKNGFQFRKTKNNKEKEAVPEAAPAVPPMVAPYIHSMFSHKNIQS, encoded by the exons atgcctAAAAACATAACAAGTGAAGTGCGTGATATAATATTACGAGTTAAAGAATTTATGGACGAAGAAAAACGTATGCAAGTTCCAATAATTCCCCTCAGCAAAGTATATGTTCGTGTATCTGCAGCTACAG GTGTCTCCGAGAGAACAGTACTGAACATAGTTAAGGAAGCTCGTCTCGTTGAACAAGGTCTTCTCGATCCTGAAACACTGAAGAAAGGCCCCAAGAAAAGGGTAAGAACCAAAGGCAAAATAGAAGTAGATGAGTATGACCTGCAGGTTATCAGACGAAAAATACACGAGTTCTATGCATTTAAGAAAGAAGTGCCTACAATTAACAAGCTGCTTCAAATCCTAAAGGAGGAGATTAATTTCAAAGGCTCCAGGGAGACACTGCGCAAGATTTTAAGGAAAAATGGATTTCAATTTAGGAAAACtaagaataataaagaaaaagaagcaGTGCCCGAAGCGGCGCCCGCTGTGCCTCCCATGGTGGCGCCCTACATACACTCAATGTTTAGTCACAAGAACATTCAGTCCTAG
- the LOC128682843 gene encoding uncharacterized protein LOC128682843, with protein sequence MVQKYKRKTKQASWDVETMKLAMEEAKKGSVNGAAKKYGINLSTLQRHIKKGSADKKLGRFSTVFNDQQESELIEYLFHMDNLFYGLTKSEFLSLVYQYAESNRIPHPFKKKTAGEDWYRAFATRHPELTLRKPEPTSVARARGFNRPQVERFFDLLQDQVDRNEINATRIYNVDETGVRTTSNKPPKILTRTGKKQVGIISSTERGKLTTIVCCCNAAGSFIPPFMIFSRKRMNPRLLDGSPPGTVATCSDSGWISGPIFLDWLRHFVEVTRPTKENKVILVMDNHISHKYLPALEYASKNNVIFISLPPHTSHRTQPLDVSVYGPLKTYFEQTVSVYQRSHVGRTISPFEIGQLFGDAYLKAASAQNAVNGFKATGIWPVNRHIFSDDDYLPSSLTDRPLALNACDVLISNTIATEHLPNTSVNDPPEDNEIDTIIATEPANVQENFDPDIPIDIPGDNTIDHPQMQNYSPGRLSVDSDRTISPSVLDRMLEDIDSNTPRPEEVLLVKTVIPECVTPTKVTPMDIRPIPKLTAPKTSRKRRAQKSEILTSTPIKEQQREIESKKQKVSLKKLKEKVKSVSKKNPPVAKKGKKQKASTSNTKKITGSGKTRKHAEEKSVCFICHEMYEDPPIEDWIRCDDCHGWAHEECTSYLGKGAYYCDLCQE encoded by the coding sequence ATggttcaaaaatacaaaaggaaGACCAAACAAGCTTCTTGGGACGTGGAGACAATGAAGTTGGCAATGGAAGAGGCAAAGAAGGGCTCAGTAAATGGTGctgcaaaaaaatatggtataaatttatcaacattACAAAGGCATATAAAAAAAGGCTCCGCAGACAAAAAACTCGGTAGGTTTTCTACAGTTTTTAATGACCAACAAGAATCTGaattaatagaatatttgtttcatatGGATAACCTTTTTTATGGTCTGACAAAATCTGAATTTTTATCTCTAGTATATCAATACGCAGAGAGCAATAGAATTCCGCACccttttaaaaagaaaactgctGGAGAAGATTGGTATAGAGCCTTTGCAACAAGACATCCCGAATTAACTTTGAGAAAGCCAGAGCCAACGTCAGTAGCCCGTGCCCGAGGTTTTAATAGACCGCAAGTTGAGAGGTTTTTTGATCTTTTACAAGATCAAGTAGATCGCAATGAAATCAACGCGACTAGAATTTACAATGTTGACGAAACGGGTGTGCGCACCACCAGCAATAAACCACCAAAAATTCTCACCAGAACTGGAAAAAAACAAGTAGGAATAATATCAAGTACTGAAAGAGGAAAATTGACAACAATTGTGTGTTGCtgcaatgcagctggatcttTTATTCCtccatttatgatattttctcGAAAACGTATGAACCCCCGACTGCTTGATGGATCACCACCAGGCACAGTAGCTACTTGTTCTGATAGTGGATGGATTTCCGGTCCAATTTTTTTAGACTGGCTACGCCATTTTGTAGAGGTGACGAGACCCACTAaggaaaataaagtaatacttGTGATGGATAACCACATTTCTCATAAATATCTGCCAGCATTAGAATATGcctcaaaaaataatgtgatatttatttcattacctCCACACACCAGTCACCGAACTCAACCACTAGATGTAAGCGTATATGGCCCTTTAAAAACCTATTTTGAACAGACGGTTTCGGTTTACCAACGATCTCATGTGGGACGAACCATTTCACCATTTGAAATTGGTCAGCTGTTTGGCGACGCTTACCTGAAAGCAGCTTCTGCTCAAAATGCTGTAAATGGATTTAAGGCAACTGGTATATGGCCAGTAAACCGACATATATTTAGCGATGATGATTATCTTCCTTCATCCTTGACAGACAGGCCGCTGGCATTAAATGCATGTGACGTTTTGATTTCTAATACGATAGCCACTGAACATCTTCCAAACACCTCTGTCAATGATCCTCCTGAAGATAATGAAATCGATACCATAATCGCTACTGAACCTGCCAATGTTCAAGAAAACTTTGACCCTGATATTCCCATAGACATTCCAGGTGACAATACTATCGACCATCCacaaatgcaaaattataGTCCTGGTCGCCTTTCTGTAGACTCCGATCGCACAATTTCCCCGTCAGTATTAGATAGAATGCTTGAAGACATTGACAGCAACACCCCTAGACCTGAGGAAGTTCTGCTTGTTAAAACAGTGATTCCTGAATGTGTTACACCTACCAAGGTAACCCCAATGGACATTCGCCCTATACCTAAACTAACTGCACCAAAGACATCACGTAAACGAAGAGCACAAAAGTCAGAAATTTTAACCAGCACTCCCATTAAAGAGCAACAGAGAGAAATTGAGTCTAAGAAACAGAAAGTATCACTTAAGAAacttaaagaaaaagtaaagtCTGTGTCTAAAAAAAATCCACCTGTGGccaaaaaaggtaaaaaacaaaaagcctCGACCtcgaacacaaaaaaaattactggaaGCGGAAAGACAAGGAAGCACGCAGAAGAAAAAAGTGTCTGCTTCATATGCCACGAGATGTACGAAGATCCACCAATAGAAGACTGGATAAGGTGCGATGATTGTCATGGTTGGGCTCATGAAGAGTGTACAAGCTATTTAGGCAAAGGGGCCTACTATTGTGATCTATGTCAAGAAtag
- the LOC128682826 gene encoding proton-transporting V-type ATPase complex assembly regulator TMEM9-like isoform X1: MRKVNMIPNIFLILALCTGPVLSQSYEDKRCLCVCSNPAFVLNDTQSTNRQLYIANVPPDKCNCEMVVLPHVGISIKGRGQALCPQCECKYEMRNTRVIMIVVILVLWLLMLLSIYMAFIMCLDPLMKKKKPSPRRYREDGTEEACSLLAQEDIENLT, encoded by the exons ATGAGAAAAGTCAACATGATtccgaatatttttttaattttggcacTTTGCACCGGGCCAGTCTTG AGCCAATCATACGAAGACAAGagatgtttgtgtgtttgcTCGAATCCGGCATTCGTTCTGAATGATACACAGAGCACTAACCGACAGCTTTACATTGCTAATGTACCACCAGACAAATG cAACTGTGAGATGGTTGTCCTGCCTCATGTTGGGATTAGCATAAAAGGCAGAGGACAGGCTCTGTGTCCACAATGTGAATGCAAGTATGAGATGAGGAACACGAGGGTCATTATG ATAGTGGTGATCCTAGTGCTGTGGCTCTTGATGCTGCTATCCATCTACATGGCATTCATAATGTGTCTCGACCCgttgatgaagaagaagaaaccgTCCCCCAGACGGTACAGGGAAGACGGCACGGAGGAG gCTTGCAGTCTTCTCGCCCAAGAAGacattgaaaatttaacataa